A window of Corvus moneduloides isolate bCorMon1 chromosome 30, bCorMon1.pri, whole genome shotgun sequence contains these coding sequences:
- the IL23A gene encoding interleukin-23 subunit alpha: protein MAPLRRLLLCLCLALLLPPPAAPAPTPAPGRRPDWAACRILSRELSRLLATVKEPHSALEGMQLMEEDPQNWPPRIRCSDSCDPLTLESNNTRCLHRIRQALQHYRDLLGSDIFREQPQPQLETTMEQLLRHVHEGPGRPPRPPPPAPTKVWAHPFQRHLALKRLRSFAAVIGRVFNHSAR, encoded by the exons ATGGCTCCGctccgccgcctcctcctctgcctctgcctcgctctgctgctgccgcctcccgcggcaccggcaccgacaCCGGCACCGGGCCGCCGCCCCGACTGGGCCGCCTGCAGGATCCTCTCCCGGGAGCTGTCGCGGCTGCTGGCGACCGTCAAAGAGCCGCACTCGGCGCTG gagGGGATGCAGCTGATGGAGGAGGACCCCCAGAATTGGCCCCCTCGGATCCGCTGCAGCGATTCCTGTGACCCGCTCACGCTGGAGAGCAACAACACG CGCTGCCTGCACCGGATCCGCCAGGCGCTCCAGCATTACCGGGACCTGCTGGGCTCCGACATCTTccgggagcagccccagccccagctggagaccaccatggagcagctgctgcgCCACGTCCAC GAGGGTCCCGGCCGccccccccggccgccccccccggcccccacCAAGGTCTGGGCTCACCCGTTCCAGCGGCACCTGGCCCTGAAGCGGCTCCGCTCCTTCGCCGCCGTCATCGGCCGCGTCTTCAACCACAGCGCCCGCTGa
- the STAT2 gene encoding signal transducer and activator of transcription 2 isoform X2 yields the protein MAQWQEVQSLANTYLEQVHQLYAGSALPMAVRQCLAAWIENQNWRQAAEPLSSQSRMLFHSLLVLLGECLGSPGSGHEDFMLKHNLRKAHRDLQAEFEESPERFANLVANLLQEERRILRLGQAGGQGGSVPAPSLAPESDREQRIRRRLAEFHTALQEAERAFRHLEDLQDAFDFCYKVHYQPGEERNRDPQYVQQLQALQAKLQNLDRQRREMLAQMQQLLGRSETLQELLQQELGGWRQRQQRLCLGGPGDASLRPLETWFTELGQGLFQLRQLLRALSDLRQKVTYERDPLVAETPLLEQRLLEQLTHLLKSAFVVEQQPSTPNASKRPLVLRTASKFSTRARLLVRLHDRNHRMEAKIHIDRDPPNIKGFRRFNILTSSSKTLLAGDSPQEGLVCDFQYLTLKEQKDSRSGKGKGTSGEGPLVVTEELHLITFTLAYAYCGLELELETTTLPFVIISNNNQFSSAWASILWFNMLSSDPKAQQFFSSPPPAPWPQLAKVLSWQFESVAERGLSQENLLMLAEKLLGSKPSPNSAVAWPKFSKDGAAGFSFWAWLDGILGLLQEHLKQLWKDGLILGFVSRKQEKKLLKSKRTGTFLLRFSESVFGGVTFTWVEHHERGSPTFHAVDPYTASELVSLALPDIIRDYQMMMEENIPENPLQYLYPDTPRDEAFGPYYSQRQEGTLSESQKYLNRRLIRVSSRQPSKWQTEEELVVTTENLETLQLQPGGQGAQQAGGLALPQPQSSGTPQVTPGNLGTPHGVVTSPGIVQVVATSPGIPQVTPGNLGTPQVVATSPGIPQVTPGNLRTPQVVATSPGIPQVTPGNLGTPQVVATSPGIPQVTPGNLGTPQVVAMSPGTLQVVATSPGALQVTPGNLGTPHGMATSPGTLQPTGMLQAQPQSLQRVGSGVPDMRGTLPVAPGAAGTVQVLPAALGTLRPGAAEPLQGPEEQRGTLPLELRDLELLPGGQDMQELLQSLEGLEPGAGTLETLEAAELMPSTVESLDGSFQLSLGSAALLDQHDPFLPQPEDSAPPAVCSLFSTDFPPLHIDASDFQ from the exons ATGGCGCAGTGGCAGGAGGTGCAGAGCTTGGCCAACACTTACCTGGAGCAGGTGCACCAGCTGTACGCGGGCTCGGCGCTGCCCATGGCTGTGCGCCAGTGCTTGGCTGCCTGGATCGAGAACCAGAACTG GCGCCAGGCGGCAGAGCCGCTCTCCTCCCAGTCCCGGATGCTGTTCCACTCCTTACTGGTGCTACTGGGAGAGTGCCTGGGCAGCCCGGGCTCGGGCCACGAGGATTTCATGCTGAAGCACAACCTGCGCAAGGCCCACCGCGACCTCCAG GCCGAGTTCGAGGAGAGCCCGGAGAGATTCGCCAACCTGGTGGCCaacctgctgcaggaggagcgGCGGATCCTGCGtctggggcaggctggggggcAG GGGGGCTCGGTCCCCGCACCCAGCCTGGCCCCGGAGAGCGACCGGGAGCAGCGGATCCGGCGGCGCTTGGCCGAGTTCCACACGGCCCTGCAG GAAGCCGAACGAGCCTTCAGGCACCTGGAGGATCTGCAGGATGCCTTCGATTTCTGCTACAAGGTGCACTACCAGCCAG GTGAGGAGAGGAACAGGGACCCCCAGTACGTCCAGCAGCTCCAAGCCCTCCAGGCCAAACTGCAGAACCTGGACCGGCAGCGGCgg GAGATGCTGGCTcagatgcagcagctgctggggcgCAGCGAgaccctgcaggagctgctgcagcaggagctggggggctggcggcagcggcagcagcgcctGTGCCTGGGGGGCCCCGGTGACGCCAGCCTGCGCCCGCTGGAGACTTG GTTCAcggagctgggccaggggctGTTCCAGCTGCGGCAGCTGCTGCGGGCGCTGAGCGACCTGCGGCAGAAGGTGACCTACGAGAGGGACCCGCTGGTGGCAGAGACGCCCCTGCTGGAGCAgcggctgctggagcagctcacgCACCTGCTGAAGAG CGCCTTCGTGgtggagcagcagcccagcacccccaacGCCAGCAAGCGCCCGCTCGTGCTCCGCACCGCCAGCAAGTTCTCGACCCGTGCCCGCCTGCTCGTGCGGCTGCACGACCGCAACCACCGCATGGAGGCCAAGATCCACATCGACAG GGACCCGCCCAACATCAAAGG CTTCCGCAGGTTCAACATCCTCACGTCGAGCAGCAAAACGCTCCTGGCCGGGGACAGTCCCCAGGAGGGGCTGGTCTGCGACTTCCAGTACCTC ACGCTGAAGGAGCAGAAGGACAGCAGATCTGGCAAGGGCAAAGGCACCAGCGGTGAG GGTCCCCTGGTTGTGACAGAGGAGCTGCACCTCATCACCTTCACGCTGGCCTACGCCTACtgtgggctggagctggagctggag ACCACCACGCTGCCCTTCGTCATCATCTCCAACAACAACCAGTTCTCCAGCGCCTGGGCCTCCATCCTCTGGTTCAACATGCTCAGCTCTGACCCCAAG gcCCAGCAGTTCTTCTCGTCCCCACCGCCGGCCCCGTGGCCCCAGCTGGCCAAGGTGCTGAGCTGGCAGTTCGAGAGCGTGGCCGAGCGGGGGCTCAGCCAGGAGAACCTGCTCATGCTGGCCGAGAAACTGCTGG GCTCCAAGCCATCACCGAACAGCgccgtggcctggcccaagTTCTCAAAG GACGGAGCCGCCGGCTTCTCCTTCTGGGCCTGGCTGGACGGgatcctggggctgctgcaggagcacctCAAGCAGCTCTGGAAGGACGG CCTCATCCTGGGCTTCGTGAGCCGCAAACAAGAGAAGAAACTGCTCAAGTCCAAGCGGACGGGGACGTTCCTGCTGCGCTTCAGCGAGAGCGTCTTCGGGGGCGTCACCTTCACCTGGGTGGAGCACCACGAGAGAG GATCCCCCACTTTCCACGCCGTGGATCCCTACACGGCCTCGGAGCTGGTGTCGCTGGCGCTGCCCGACATCATCCGCGACTACCAGATGATGATGGAGGAGAACATTCCCGAGAACCCCCTCCAGTACCTGTACCCTGACACCCCCCGCGACGAGGCTTTTGGGCCCTACTACAGCCAAAGGCAGGAGG GGACCCTGAGCGAGTCCCAGAAATACCTGAACCGGCGCCTCATCCGCGTCTCCTCCAG gcagcccagcaAGTGGCAAACGGAAGAGGAGCTGGTGGTGACCACGGAAAACCTGGAGacgctgcagctgcagcccggAGGGCAAGGGGCACAGCAGGCTGGTGGCCTGGCAttgccacagccccagagctcAGGGACACCACAGGTCACCCCTGGGAACTTGGGGACCCCCCACGGGGTGGTCACGAGCCCAGGGATAGTGCAG GTGGTGGCCACAAGCCCGGGGATACCACAGGTCACCCCTGGGAATTTGGGGACCCCTCAGGTGGTGGCCACAAGCCCGGGGATACCACAGGTCACCCCTGGGAATTTGAGGACCCCTCAGGTGGTGGCCACAAGCCCGGGGATACCACAGGTCACCCCTGGGAATTTGGGGACCCCTCAGGTGGTGGCCACAAGCCCGGGGATACCACAGGTCACCCCTGGGAACTTGGGGACCCCTCAGGTGGTGGCCATGAGCCCGGGAACCCTGCAGGTGGTGGCCACGAGCCCAGGGGCACTTCAGGTCACCCCTGGGAACCTGGGGACCCCCCACGGGATGGCCACGAGCCCGGGAACCCTGCAGCCCACGGGGATGCTGCAAGCACAGCCCCAAAGCCTGCAGCGGGTGGGATCGGGGGTCCCCGACATGCGGGGGACACTGCCAGTggccccgggggctgcggggactGTGCAGGTGCTGCCCGCGGCGCTGGGCACGCTGCGGCCGGGGGCTGCGGAGCCGCTGCAGGGCCCCGAGGAGCAGAGGGGGACGCTGCCACTGGAGCTgagggacctggagctgctgcccggCGGCCAGGAcatgcaggagctgctgcagtcgctggaggggctggagccgggCGCGGGGACGCTGGAGACGCTGGAGGCGGCGGAGCTGATGCCCAGCACGGTGGAGAGCTTGGACGGGAGTTTCCAGCTGAGCCTCG GCAGCGCCGCGCTCCTGGACCAGCACGACCCGTTCCTGCCGCAGCCCGAGGACTCGGCCCCGCCCGCCGTCTGCTCCCTCTTCTCCACCGACTTCCCGCCGCTCCACATCGATGCCAGCGACTTCCAGTGA
- the STAT2 gene encoding signal transducer and activator of transcription 2 isoform X1 produces MAQWQEVQSLANTYLEQVHQLYAGSALPMAVRQCLAAWIENQNWRQAAEPLSSQSRMLFHSLLVLLGECLGSPGSGHEDFMLKHNLRKAHRDLQAEFEESPERFANLVANLLQEERRILRLGQAGGQGGSVPAPSLAPESDREQRIRRRLAEFHTALQEAERAFRHLEDLQDAFDFCYKVHYQPGEERNRDPQYVQQLQALQAKLQNLDRQRREMLAQMQQLLGRSETLQELLQQELGGWRQRQQRLCLGGPGDASLRPLETWFTELGQGLFQLRQLLRALSDLRQKVTYERDPLVAETPLLEQRLLEQLTHLLKSAFVVEQQPSTPNASKRPLVLRTASKFSTRARLLVRLHDRNHRMEAKIHIDRDPPNIKGFRRFNILTSSSKTLLAGDSPQEGLVCDFQYLTLKEQKDSRSGKGKGTSGEGPLVVTEELHLITFTLAYAYCGLELELETTTLPFVIISNNNQFSSAWASILWFNMLSSDPKAQQFFSSPPPAPWPQLAKVLSWQFESVAERGLSQENLLMLAEKLLGSKPSPNSAVAWPKFSKDGAAGFSFWAWLDGILGLLQEHLKQLWKDGLILGFVSRKQEKKLLKSKRTGTFLLRFSESVFGGVTFTWVEHHERGSPTFHAVDPYTASELVSLALPDIIRDYQMMMEENIPENPLQYLYPDTPRDEAFGPYYSQRQEGTLSESQKYLNRRLIRVSSRQPSKWQTEEELVVTTENLETLQLQPGGQGAQQAGGLALPQPQSSGTPQVTPGNLGTPHGVVTSPGIVQVVATSPGIPQVTPGNLGTPQVVATSPGIPQVTPGNLGTPQVVATSPGIPQVTPGNLRTPQVVATSPGIPQVTPGNLGTPQVVATSPGIPQVTPGNLGTPQVVAMSPGTLQVVATSPGALQVTPGNLGTPHGMATSPGTLQPTGMLQAQPQSLQRVGSGVPDMRGTLPVAPGAAGTVQVLPAALGTLRPGAAEPLQGPEEQRGTLPLELRDLELLPGGQDMQELLQSLEGLEPGAGTLETLEAAELMPSTVESLDGSFQLSLGSAALLDQHDPFLPQPEDSAPPAVCSLFSTDFPPLHIDASDFQ; encoded by the exons ATGGCGCAGTGGCAGGAGGTGCAGAGCTTGGCCAACACTTACCTGGAGCAGGTGCACCAGCTGTACGCGGGCTCGGCGCTGCCCATGGCTGTGCGCCAGTGCTTGGCTGCCTGGATCGAGAACCAGAACTG GCGCCAGGCGGCAGAGCCGCTCTCCTCCCAGTCCCGGATGCTGTTCCACTCCTTACTGGTGCTACTGGGAGAGTGCCTGGGCAGCCCGGGCTCGGGCCACGAGGATTTCATGCTGAAGCACAACCTGCGCAAGGCCCACCGCGACCTCCAG GCCGAGTTCGAGGAGAGCCCGGAGAGATTCGCCAACCTGGTGGCCaacctgctgcaggaggagcgGCGGATCCTGCGtctggggcaggctggggggcAG GGGGGCTCGGTCCCCGCACCCAGCCTGGCCCCGGAGAGCGACCGGGAGCAGCGGATCCGGCGGCGCTTGGCCGAGTTCCACACGGCCCTGCAG GAAGCCGAACGAGCCTTCAGGCACCTGGAGGATCTGCAGGATGCCTTCGATTTCTGCTACAAGGTGCACTACCAGCCAG GTGAGGAGAGGAACAGGGACCCCCAGTACGTCCAGCAGCTCCAAGCCCTCCAGGCCAAACTGCAGAACCTGGACCGGCAGCGGCgg GAGATGCTGGCTcagatgcagcagctgctggggcgCAGCGAgaccctgcaggagctgctgcagcaggagctggggggctggcggcagcggcagcagcgcctGTGCCTGGGGGGCCCCGGTGACGCCAGCCTGCGCCCGCTGGAGACTTG GTTCAcggagctgggccaggggctGTTCCAGCTGCGGCAGCTGCTGCGGGCGCTGAGCGACCTGCGGCAGAAGGTGACCTACGAGAGGGACCCGCTGGTGGCAGAGACGCCCCTGCTGGAGCAgcggctgctggagcagctcacgCACCTGCTGAAGAG CGCCTTCGTGgtggagcagcagcccagcacccccaacGCCAGCAAGCGCCCGCTCGTGCTCCGCACCGCCAGCAAGTTCTCGACCCGTGCCCGCCTGCTCGTGCGGCTGCACGACCGCAACCACCGCATGGAGGCCAAGATCCACATCGACAG GGACCCGCCCAACATCAAAGG CTTCCGCAGGTTCAACATCCTCACGTCGAGCAGCAAAACGCTCCTGGCCGGGGACAGTCCCCAGGAGGGGCTGGTCTGCGACTTCCAGTACCTC ACGCTGAAGGAGCAGAAGGACAGCAGATCTGGCAAGGGCAAAGGCACCAGCGGTGAG GGTCCCCTGGTTGTGACAGAGGAGCTGCACCTCATCACCTTCACGCTGGCCTACGCCTACtgtgggctggagctggagctggag ACCACCACGCTGCCCTTCGTCATCATCTCCAACAACAACCAGTTCTCCAGCGCCTGGGCCTCCATCCTCTGGTTCAACATGCTCAGCTCTGACCCCAAG gcCCAGCAGTTCTTCTCGTCCCCACCGCCGGCCCCGTGGCCCCAGCTGGCCAAGGTGCTGAGCTGGCAGTTCGAGAGCGTGGCCGAGCGGGGGCTCAGCCAGGAGAACCTGCTCATGCTGGCCGAGAAACTGCTGG GCTCCAAGCCATCACCGAACAGCgccgtggcctggcccaagTTCTCAAAG GACGGAGCCGCCGGCTTCTCCTTCTGGGCCTGGCTGGACGGgatcctggggctgctgcaggagcacctCAAGCAGCTCTGGAAGGACGG CCTCATCCTGGGCTTCGTGAGCCGCAAACAAGAGAAGAAACTGCTCAAGTCCAAGCGGACGGGGACGTTCCTGCTGCGCTTCAGCGAGAGCGTCTTCGGGGGCGTCACCTTCACCTGGGTGGAGCACCACGAGAGAG GATCCCCCACTTTCCACGCCGTGGATCCCTACACGGCCTCGGAGCTGGTGTCGCTGGCGCTGCCCGACATCATCCGCGACTACCAGATGATGATGGAGGAGAACATTCCCGAGAACCCCCTCCAGTACCTGTACCCTGACACCCCCCGCGACGAGGCTTTTGGGCCCTACTACAGCCAAAGGCAGGAGG GGACCCTGAGCGAGTCCCAGAAATACCTGAACCGGCGCCTCATCCGCGTCTCCTCCAG gcagcccagcaAGTGGCAAACGGAAGAGGAGCTGGTGGTGACCACGGAAAACCTGGAGacgctgcagctgcagcccggAGGGCAAGGGGCACAGCAGGCTGGTGGCCTGGCAttgccacagccccagagctcAGGGACACCACAGGTCACCCCTGGGAACTTGGGGACCCCCCACGGGGTGGTCACGAGCCCAGGGATAGTGCAGGTGGTGGCCACAAGCCCGGGGATACCACAGGTCACCCCTGGGAATTTGGGGACCCCTCAGGTGGTGGCCACAAGCCCGGGGATACCACAGGTCACCCCTGGGAATTTGGGGACCCCTCAGGTGGTGGCCACAAGCCCGGGGATACCACAGGTCACCCCTGGGAATTTGAGGACCCCTCAGGTGGTGGCCACAAGCCCGGGGATACCACAGGTCACCCCTGGGAATTTGGGGACCCCTCAGGTGGTGGCCACAAGCCCGGGGATACCACAGGTCACCCCTGGGAACTTGGGGACCCCTCAGGTGGTGGCCATGAGCCCGGGAACCCTGCAGGTGGTGGCCACGAGCCCAGGGGCACTTCAGGTCACCCCTGGGAACCTGGGGACCCCCCACGGGATGGCCACGAGCCCGGGAACCCTGCAGCCCACGGGGATGCTGCAAGCACAGCCCCAAAGCCTGCAGCGGGTGGGATCGGGGGTCCCCGACATGCGGGGGACACTGCCAGTggccccgggggctgcggggactGTGCAGGTGCTGCCCGCGGCGCTGGGCACGCTGCGGCCGGGGGCTGCGGAGCCGCTGCAGGGCCCCGAGGAGCAGAGGGGGACGCTGCCACTGGAGCTgagggacctggagctgctgcccggCGGCCAGGAcatgcaggagctgctgcagtcgctggaggggctggagccgggCGCGGGGACGCTGGAGACGCTGGAGGCGGCGGAGCTGATGCCCAGCACGGTGGAGAGCTTGGACGGGAGTTTCCAGCTGAGCCTCG GCAGCGCCGCGCTCCTGGACCAGCACGACCCGTTCCTGCCGCAGCCCGAGGACTCGGCCCCGCCCGCCGTCTGCTCCCTCTTCTCCACCGACTTCCCGCCGCTCCACATCGATGCCAGCGACTTCCAGTGA